A window of Thermoproteota archaeon contains these coding sequences:
- a CDS encoding thioredoxin family protein produces the protein MGHAHNHSQRVIDEQTASQLKARFDAEMVRPIELVMFKGVGNEEYSQWTEQLLRELDDLSDRIRVEIHDVTLEPELIEEFKVTKTPTILIDPRSGYRIRYTGAPAGYEAWAFVETMILVSRDDSGLSDRVREILKEARNYGKEAHIMIFVTPTCPYCPNQVLLANKFAIELKGQVEADCVEAYENPDLADMFHVSAVPHNVITVRDNGKEIPKEVSIGVQPEEKYAMDLIKALRE, from the coding sequence ATGGGCCACGCGCACAACCACTCCCAGAGGGTCATTGACGAGCAAACGGCGTCTCAGCTTAAGGCCAGATTTGACGCCGAGATGGTCCGACCTATTGAGCTGGTCATGTTCAAAGGCGTGGGCAACGAAGAATACTCCCAATGGACGGAACAGCTGCTAAGGGAGCTGGACGACCTATCCGACAGGATAAGGGTCGAGATACACGATGTTACCCTAGAACCCGAACTCATAGAGGAGTTCAAAGTAACGAAGACACCCACGATTCTAATAGACCCTAGATCTGGATACAGGATAAGGTACACAGGCGCTCCAGCAGGATATGAGGCTTGGGCATTCGTGGAGACCATGATACTGGTGAGCAGAGATGATAGTGGCCTCTCGGATCGGGTCAGGGAGATTCTCAAGGAGGCTAGGAACTACGGTAAAGAGGCTCATATAATGATATTCGTGACTCCAACGTGTCCTTACTGCCCGAATCAGGTCCTCCTAGCCAATAAATTTGCCATAGAGTTAAAAGGACAGGTCGAGGCAGACTGCGTAGAGGCGTACGAGAATCCCGACCTAGCTGATATGTTCCATGTCTCTGCAGTTCCTCATAATGTGATAACCGTGAGAGACAATGGTAAGGAGATACCAAAGGAGGTCTCTATAGGGGTGCAACCGGAGGAGAAGTACGCAATGGATCTGATCAAGGCTCTGAGGGAATAG
- a CDS encoding 2-oxoacid:acceptor oxidoreductase family protein: MIEIRWHGRGGQGVWSGSAVLAYSAIKAGKYAQSFPQFGPERIGGPVTAFNRIDDKPIVDRGPIYEPDIVIVIDPSLLKPRYMTSLLSGLKKGGYFLANSEKSPSELREELDLPDEAHVWSVDATTIALEEIGRASPNTTMLGMLLAATNLLPVEYLEQGILWRWPGSVGEKNINALKRAMKEAKSDPAKEVVSV, translated from the coding sequence CTGATTGAGATAAGATGGCACGGTAGAGGAGGACAAGGTGTTTGGAGCGGGTCTGCCGTACTCGCCTATTCAGCCATTAAAGCGGGTAAATACGCGCAGTCCTTCCCGCAGTTCGGTCCTGAGAGGATAGGTGGCCCGGTTACCGCGTTCAACAGGATCGATGATAAGCCTATAGTGGATAGGGGACCCATTTACGAGCCGGATATTGTTATAGTGATAGATCCAAGCCTGCTAAAGCCCAGGTACATGACGTCACTACTAAGCGGCCTAAAGAAGGGCGGTTACTTCCTAGCTAATAGCGAGAAATCTCCTTCTGAGTTGAGAGAAGAACTTGACTTGCCAGATGAGGCTCATGTGTGGTCCGTCGATGCCACGACCATCGCTCTGGAGGAGATAGGCAGGGCCTCTCCCAATACAACGATGCTGGGGATGCTACTTGCTGCAACTAACCTGCTACCTGTGGAGTATCTAGAGCAGGGTATATTGTGGAGATGGCCCGGCTCCGTAGGTGAGAAGAACATTAACGCTCTCAAGAGGGCGATGAAGGAGGCCAAGTCAGATCCCGCCAAGGAGGTGGTGAGTGTATGA